The genomic segment GGACACGTAGACGTTCGGGTCCGCCGAGTAGTAGATCGACAGCGTCTCGATCAGGCTGGTCATCAGCAGGCGGTGAGTATCGGTCTCGGCCATCGGTCGCCCGTCCGAGGTAGGATACTCGTTCCGCGCGAACGGGTCGAACTCGGCTTTCCGGATCATGGTCGGTCCTCGCCCACAACGACTCCCGCTCGCTCAGTCCCCGGACTCCAGCACGGCCAGGAACGCCTCCTGTGGTACCTCGACCTGGCCGATCTGCTTCATCCGCTTCTTGCCCTCGGCCTGCTTGGCCCAGAGCTTCCGCTTCCGCGTGATGTCCCCGCCGTAGCACTTGGCGGTCACGTTCTTGCGGAGGGCCGCGATCGACTCCCGGGCGATGATCCGGCCCCCGATCGCGGCCTGGAGGGCGACCTCGAACAGGTGCCGGTCGATCTCCTCGCGGAGTTTCTGCAACACCTTCCGGCCGCGCCGCTCGGCGGTCGACCGGTGAACGATGATCGAGAGTGCGTCCACCCGGTTCCCGTGGACCATGATGTCCATGCGGACGAGGTCGGCGGTCCGGTACCCGAGGACTTCGTAGTCCATCGTGCCGTACCCGTGGGTCACCGACTTGAGCTTGTCGTACAGGTCATAAATCACTTCCGCGAGCGGCATTTCGTAAACGAGGATCACCCGCTGTTGACTCAGGTACTCGGTCCGGATGAACGTCCCGCGGCGGTCGGTACACATCGCCATCAGGTCGCCGATGTTTCCGGCCGGGATCAGGAAGCTGATCTTCACGATCGGCTCCCGGAATTCCTTGATGACCCCGGCGTCCGGCACGTCCTGGGGGCCGTGGACGGTGACCGTTTCGCCGTTATTCTTGAGGATTTCGAACGTGACGTTCGGGGCGGTTTGGACGAGGTTCAGTTCGCTGTCGCGTTCGAGCCGCTGCTGGATGATCTCGCGGTGGAGCATCCCCAGGAACCCGCACCGGAACCCGAACCCCAGCCCGTCCGACACTTCCGGCGTGAACGTGAAACTGCTGTCGTTCAGCTTGAGCTTACCGAGCGCCTCCCGGAGGTCTTCGAACTCGTGATTGTTCACCGGGTACAACCCGGAATACACCATCGGCTTCGGCTCCTTATACCCAGCCAGGGCCTCGGCCGCCGGGTTGAAGGCGTCGGTGACGGTATCCCCGATGTTCACGTCCTGGATGTTCTTGATGTTCGCGGTGAAGTACCCGACCTGGCCCGCGGCCAACTCGTCGCACTTCTCCATGCCGGGGCGGAACTGGCCCATCTCGGTGATGACGTACTCGCGGGCCGTCCGCATCATCTTGATCCGCTGGCCCGGCTTCATCGACCCGTCGATGAGCCGGACGTACACGACCACGCCCTTGTACGTGTCGAAGTGGCTGTTGTAGATCATCGCTTTGAGCGGCGCGGTCGAATCCCCGGCCGGGGCGGGCACCCGCTCGATGACGGCCGCGAGCAGGTCTTCGATCCCGATCCCGCTCTTGGCGCTGACCCGCATCACCTCGGCCGGGTCGGTGAAGACGGCCTGCTCCATCTCGCCGATGACGAAGTCCGGCCGCGCA from the Fimbriiglobus ruber genome contains:
- the lepA gene encoding translation elongation factor 4 — encoded protein: MPTPTSNIRNFCIIAHIDHGKSTLADQFLLKTGTISERDIKAQTLDSMDLERERGITIRMHPVTIYYELGGRKYELNLIDTPGHVDFNYEVSRSLAACEGAVLLVDAFQGVQAQTVANAFLAMEAGLKLIPTLNKIDLAHARPDFVIGEMEQAVFTDPAEVMRVSAKSGIGIEDLLAAVIERVPAPAGDSTAPLKAMIYNSHFDTYKGVVVYVRLIDGSMKPGQRIKMMRTAREYVITEMGQFRPGMEKCDELAAGQVGYFTANIKNIQDVNIGDTVTDAFNPAAEALAGYKEPKPMVYSGLYPVNNHEFEDLREALGKLKLNDSSFTFTPEVSDGLGFGFRCGFLGMLHREIIQQRLERDSELNLVQTAPNVTFEILKNNGETVTVHGPQDVPDAGVIKEFREPIVKISFLIPAGNIGDLMAMCTDRRGTFIRTEYLSQQRVILVYEMPLAEVIYDLYDKLKSVTHGYGTMDYEVLGYRTADLVRMDIMVHGNRVDALSIIVHRSTAERRGRKVLQKLREEIDRHLFEVALQAAIGGRIIARESIAALRKNVTAKCYGGDITRKRKLWAKQAEGKKRMKQIGQVEVPQEAFLAVLESGD